In one window of Pseudobacteriovorax antillogorgiicola DNA:
- a CDS encoding DUF971 domain-containing protein yields MQNYIQVKKIWQENDRQLGIIWTDDRKDIFDVVVLRRKCPCALCIDEWTHEPKLKPEDVPETLRPLMIQSVGRYALNIQFDDGHTTGIYTFTYLRELADGA; encoded by the coding sequence ATGCAAAACTATATACAAGTGAAAAAAATCTGGCAGGAAAACGATCGGCAGCTCGGCATCATTTGGACAGATGATCGGAAGGACATCTTTGATGTCGTGGTTTTAAGGCGTAAGTGCCCGTGTGCACTATGTATCGATGAATGGACTCATGAGCCCAAGTTGAAACCGGAAGATGTTCCAGAGACTCTGAGGCCTCTCATGATCCAATCTGTGGGTCGCTACGCGTTGAATATCCAATTCGACGATGGCCACACAACAGGAATCTACACCTTTACTTACCTTCGCGAATTGGCGGATGGAGCCTAG
- a CDS encoding Mrp/NBP35 family ATP-binding protein, producing MGIFDRFKGGISEDAVREALKAVQDPDLHRDIVSLGFVKKVDIKGKKVHVVVELTTPACPVKEQLQAQCREVVEALEGVDEAHIEMTAQTPKRRDTIPDLVKEALGGVKSIIAVASGKGGVGKSTSTVNLAYGLAQAGSKVGILDADIYGPSMMQMTKVGKPEETRGQLIVPPQFGGVKIISVGMFTEAKQAQMLRGPMVAQIIRQFLTQIDWGELDYLLIDYPPGTGDIQLTLSQIAPITGAVVVTTPQEVALIDVRKAISMFDTLKVPVLGVVETMSYFICDGCEKKHYIFREGGGRRVAKEHGLPMIGEIPIEPKVAADSDDGKPLVISSPDSIAAKAYLDAAGQVAAQQSIVSSQSEGALSHFKLEWE from the coding sequence ATGGGTATATTCGATCGTTTTAAAGGCGGTATTTCGGAAGATGCGGTGCGCGAGGCCTTGAAGGCCGTGCAAGATCCTGACTTACATCGCGATATCGTCAGTCTCGGCTTTGTCAAAAAGGTCGATATCAAAGGCAAAAAGGTTCATGTGGTTGTGGAGTTGACCACTCCCGCCTGTCCGGTCAAAGAGCAGCTTCAGGCCCAGTGTCGCGAAGTTGTGGAAGCTCTTGAGGGAGTCGACGAAGCTCATATTGAGATGACTGCACAAACACCAAAGCGCCGTGACACCATTCCCGATTTAGTGAAAGAGGCTCTCGGTGGTGTTAAAAGCATTATCGCTGTTGCTAGTGGTAAAGGTGGTGTCGGCAAGTCCACCAGTACCGTGAACTTAGCTTATGGTTTGGCCCAGGCTGGCTCCAAAGTTGGCATTCTCGATGCTGATATCTATGGACCATCCATGATGCAAATGACGAAGGTGGGCAAGCCCGAAGAAACGCGAGGCCAGTTGATTGTACCGCCTCAGTTCGGAGGCGTGAAGATCATTTCGGTAGGGATGTTTACCGAAGCGAAGCAGGCTCAAATGTTACGCGGTCCCATGGTAGCTCAAATCATTCGTCAGTTTCTCACGCAGATTGATTGGGGAGAGCTGGACTACTTGTTGATAGATTATCCCCCTGGAACTGGCGATATCCAGCTGACCCTTTCCCAAATAGCTCCGATTACGGGAGCGGTGGTAGTAACAACTCCTCAAGAAGTTGCTTTAATCGACGTCCGAAAAGCGATTTCCATGTTCGACACTCTCAAGGTGCCTGTTTTGGGAGTTGTGGAAACCATGAGTTACTTTATCTGTGATGGCTGTGAAAAAAAGCACTACATCTTTAGAGAAGGTGGTGGTCGACGCGTAGCTAAGGAACATGGCCTGCCCATGATAGGTGAAATCCCTATTGAACCTAAGGTTGCTGCGGATTCTGATGATGGTAAGCCCCTTGTGATTTCGTCACCAGACTCTATCGCTGCCAAAGCCTATTTAGATGCGGCGGGTCAGGTCGCAGCTCAGCAGTCGATCGTGTCTTCCCAATCTGAAGGTGCGTTAAGTCACTTCAAGCTGGAGTGGGAGTAG